In the genome of Tepidimicrobium xylanilyticum, the window ATCGGACCCTAAAGCCCCCATAGCAATTCCTATATCCGCCCTTGCCAAAACTGGTGCATCGTTTACTCCATCTCCAACGAAGGCTACTTTCCCCCTTGTCTCCTTAATTATCTCTTCTAATATTTTTACCTTGTCTTGAGGTAATAAATTGCCATATACTTCATCTATATCAACGATTTTACTCACTTTTTTTGCAGTTTCTTCTTTATCTCCAGAAAGCATGATTGTTCTTTTTACTCCTTCTGATTTAATGCTTCTAATATCTTCAATTACACCTTCCTTCAACTCATCTGATACTTCTATAGTACCAATATGAACTCCATTTTTACCTACATATACTGTAGTCCCGATGGACGCTTTTTCTGTTATTTTTATATTTTGATCCTCGAATAATTTCTTATTTCCAACAAATACCATGTTCCCATCTATTTCAGCTTCAATTCCCTTTCCAGGTATTTCCCTGTAATTATCAATCCTAGTTTTATCTATTTCTTTTTCATAAGCTTCTACTATGGATTTTCCAATAGGGTGGTTTGAAAAGGATTCGCCTAATGCTGCTAATTCTAATACTTCCTCTTCTGTTACTCCATTATAACTATCTATTGTAGTAACCTTAAATATTCCCTTAGTTATTGTTCCCGTCTTATCGAATACTATGGTATCTACTTCATTCAATCCCTCCAAATAGTTTCCACCTTTTACAAGAATCCCTACTTTAGAAGCTGCTCCAATTCCTCCAAAAAAACCTAGCGGAATGGATATAACTAAGGCACAAGGACAGGATATTACCAAGAATACGAAAGCCCTGTAAGCCCAGTCGGATATATTATAGCCTAAAAGTACAGATGGAATGATTCCTATGGCTAAAGCAATAAATACAACAACCGGTGTATAATATCTGGCAAATTTAGTTATGAAATTTTCTGTAGGAGCCTTTCTGCTTGCTGCATTTTCAACTAAATCTAAAATCTTAGACACTGTAGAATCCTTAAATTGCTTCTCAACCTCCACCTTTATTAGCCCTTCATTATTGATGAAGCCGCTCAATACTCTATCGCCTATATTGATCTCCTTAGGCACTGGCTCTCCTGTTATATTGGATGTATCAACGGTAGATTTCCCCTCTATCACTATACCATCTAAGGGAACCTTTTCTCCTGGTTTTACTATTATACGATCTCCTACATGAACTTCTTTAGGACTTACAATAATTATTTCTCCATCTTTTTCTAAATTGGCATAATCGGGTCGAATATCTATCAAGGACGATATGGATTTTCTTGAATGATTAACTGCTAATCCTTGGAAAAACTCACCTATTTGATAAAATAGCATTACAGCTACTCCTTCTGGATATTCGCCAATGGCAAAAGCCCCTAATGTGGCTACTGTCATTAGAAAGTTTTCATCAAAGGGCTGTTTTGCAAACAAATTCTTTATAGCTTTAATTATAATTTCAGAACCTATAATAACATAGGCTGCTAGATATATTGTAAATCTAGGAATCCCGTCTAGTTTGGATAGCCACGGTATTGCGAAAAGGATTCCACTTATTAATATTTTCATTATATCCCTTTTATCCAAATCACCATGTTCATGATGATGGTTGTATTGAACACTAGTTATTTCCTCCACCACATTTACACCTGGTTCTAATCTTTTCACTATATTTTTAATTTCTTCTATTATGCCCGTTGTTCTATCCTCTTCAACTACTTCAACCCTTAGTTTTTTTGTCACAAAATCCAAAGTTGCATTATCTACACCATCTATTTCATTCGTTAGCTTTTCAATTTTAGATGCACAACCAGCACAATTTAATCCTTCTAACCCTAGAATGAACTCTTTCATCAACATATCCCCCTTATTAGTTATTAAACATTTGAGCAAATGTTCATATGTTTGATTATATTATATGCCCTAAAGGCAAAACTGTCAACAAAAAAACGCCTCTTTAGGCGTTTTTATATACAGTAAAAAGGTCTTCTTACAACTTGATTTCTGCTATTACCCTATATCTAGAATCCCCACATTCTATATCTTCTTTCTCTAATAATTGCCACTCTGACTTTATTCCTATTACTTTTCCTAACTCTTTAAAATAGTACATTATTATTCCAGCATCCATAAGGTCGGTTTTACCTTCTTCTGAGTATTTTAATAAAAGAAGTATTTTATCATCCTTTATAATAAACCTCCAGGGCTGCAAATTATAATTGGATGGAGCAAATCTAATATAATAAAAAAGATCTTCTAATCCTCTTTTCTCCAGTTCCCCAGCATTTATTGAATTACCTATTTTATCTTTAAAAACGATATCGGATACTCCATATCTAGAACTAGTAGGCTCCTGTACAAAGGGGTTTTTTGCCTTTGGGTAACCTAATGCCACTAAATATCCTATATTTTTGTTTTCTTCTCCAAGGACTTTAACTTTAACCCCTCTATCAACATCCTTAATATTAACCCAACAAGTGCCAAGATTCCGATGGGTTAATAAAGTCATCAATTTCTCAGTATAATAGGAAGCAGTAATAATAGACTTATCATTTACTTCTTTTAATCTTACTCCAATATAACAAGGACTTTCTATCATTACTCCAGAATAACCTGCTAAACCATTCAATACATTATAGATTTTTTCTCCCTCTTCAAATAGTATGAAATTAAAATACTTATTATCCACTTCCATTTCTAAATCCTTAAATATTTCCAATACTTCTGTTTTAGTCCTATCATCCATTTTCTTTTTTTTAAAGTCCCTTACCGATTTCCTGTTTTTTAAAAAATTGCCCATTAACATTTCCATCCCCCTTTTAACTGGTATATATTAATATATACCACTATTGCTTTCTCTTAATCCTTTTTAACCTTGAAAGAACCCTATTAATGATAATATATAATTCATTAGATAGTTATGAACTAATATGGCAGAACCTGTTCCCAATACTATACCTGCAACTACATCTGTTGGGTAATGGACTCCTAAGTATATTCTGGAAATTCCAATAAGTAAGGCTATGGGGAAGACTAAAATAGACAATTTAGGCATATTTAAAGCTATGATAGCAGCTATAGAAAAACTGGCGGAAGTATGTCCCGAAGGAAATGAGTAATCCTTTAAAACAATTCCAAAGGTATTCAAATCCTTAAGTATATTATAGGGTCTTTCTCTGCTTAATAGGCTTTTTAAGCTATAGGTAATACTTTGGCTTATAGCAAGCGTTACTGCACCTTGTATCCCAATAATCCTACCAATACCTTTACCAAACACTAAAAGACAAAAAATAATAAAGGTGGTAGAAAAAACTCCTCCTAAATTAGTAAACCTAGGCATAAATCGATCCAAAAATTTAGATTTCATATTTACATTTATAATTTGTATGAATTTTTCATCAAACCACCTAAAGCCTTTCATCATTTTAACACCTCTAAAACAGATAAATACAATTATTTGGTATTGTTTAAATACCCTTATTAAAATATTATAACTCATTTAATCTAAATCTCCATTAAATGATTATATTTTTTGCTTTTTTAATATTTCCATTCATGATAATATAGATAAGGATATACACCTTTTTATAAGTATTTTCCATACAAGGGTGGTGTTTTATGAACCTGAGCAAGGAACAACAACAAGCTATATCTCACGTAAAGGGCCCAGCTTTAGTCTTGGCGGTTCCAGGGGCAGGAAAGACTACCGTACTAATCCATAGGACTGCTAATCTAATTCTCAATGAGGGAGTTAGTCCCCAAAAAATACTATCAGTTACCTTTAGCAGAGCCTCAGCAAAAGATATGAAAGGTAGGTTTAATAGTATTTACGGAGATATTACCAATATACCAGTCCACTTCTCAACTATACATAGTTTTTCTTATGGTGTAATTAGAGAATATGCTTATAAAAATAGGAAACAGTATACCTTAATTGAAGATATGAATAAAGAAATTAATAAGGTTCAAATACTTAGAAATATATACTTAAGCATTAACAAGGAACATATTACTGAGGAAAAACTAGAATCTATAATAAACTCTATAGGATATATTAAGAATATGTTAATAGGCCCAGAAGAATATTTGTCGCAATTTAAGTTGGACATAAGTAATTTCCTTGAAATCTTTCACACTTATGAAAGTTATAAGAAAAACAACCACTTAATAGATTTTGACGATATGCTCACATTAGCTTTAAAAATATTAAGGGAAGATAAATACCTATTAGAAAAATACAGAAAAAAATACGAATACATACAAGTTGATGAAGGACAGGATACTTCGAAAGTTCAATTAGAAATAATAAAAATATTAGCTCACCCTAAGAACAATTTATTTATAGTGGCAGATGATGATCAATCCATTTATGGCTTCAGGGGAGCTTATCCTAAAGGACTATTTGAGTTTAATAAGATATATGGCAATGGGAAAATCTTCTTCATGGAAGAAAATTATCGTTCCTCTAAAAACATAGTAAGCGTTAGCAATAAGTTTATCAAAAAAAACACCCTTAGATTTAATAAGAATATTTTTACAAAAAATCAATATTTTGAACCTATAAAAATAGTTAAGGTAAAAGATTTAGAGGAAGAGTACAGATATCTGATGGAAGAATTAATAAATATAAATGACTATGCTAATACTGCTATATTATATAGAAATAATTTA includes:
- a CDS encoding heavy metal translocating P-type ATPase, whose protein sequence is MKEFILGLEGLNCAGCASKIEKLTNEIDGVDNATLDFVTKKLRVEVVEEDRTTGIIEEIKNIVKRLEPGVNVVEEITSVQYNHHHEHGDLDKRDIMKILISGILFAIPWLSKLDGIPRFTIYLAAYVIIGSEIIIKAIKNLFAKQPFDENFLMTVATLGAFAIGEYPEGVAVMLFYQIGEFFQGLAVNHSRKSISSLIDIRPDYANLEKDGEIIIVSPKEVHVGDRIIVKPGEKVPLDGIVIEGKSTVDTSNITGEPVPKEINIGDRVLSGFINNEGLIKVEVEKQFKDSTVSKILDLVENAASRKAPTENFITKFARYYTPVVVFIALAIGIIPSVLLGYNISDWAYRAFVFLVISCPCALVISIPLGFFGGIGAASKVGILVKGGNYLEGLNEVDTIVFDKTGTITKGIFKVTTIDSYNGVTEEEVLELAALGESFSNHPIGKSIVEAYEKEIDKTRIDNYREIPGKGIEAEIDGNMVFVGNKKLFEDQNIKITEKASIGTTVYVGKNGVHIGTIEVSDELKEGVIEDIRSIKSEGVKRTIMLSGDKEETAKKVSKIVDIDEVYGNLLPQDKVKILEEIIKETRGKVAFVGDGVNDAPVLARADIGIAMGALGSDAAIEASNIVIMTDEIGKIAKGIRIAKNTKKIVVQNIVFALGVKLIVLVLGAFGIATMWEAVFADVGVSIIAILNSVRALKI
- a CDS encoding nitroreductase family protein, which translates into the protein MLMGNFLKNRKSVRDFKKKKMDDRTKTEVLEIFKDLEMEVDNKYFNFILFEEGEKIYNVLNGLAGYSGVMIESPCYIGVRLKEVNDKSIITASYYTEKLMTLLTHRNLGTCWVNIKDVDRGVKVKVLGEENKNIGYLVALGYPKAKNPFVQEPTSSRYGVSDIVFKDKIGNSINAGELEKRGLEDLFYYIRFAPSNYNLQPWRFIIKDDKILLLLKYSEEGKTDLMDAGIIMYYFKELGKVIGIKSEWQLLEKEDIECGDSRYRVIAEIKL
- a CDS encoding phosphatase PAP2 family protein gives rise to the protein MKGFRWFDEKFIQIINVNMKSKFLDRFMPRFTNLGGVFSTTFIIFCLLVFGKGIGRIIGIQGAVTLAISQSITYSLKSLLSRERPYNILKDLNTFGIVLKDYSFPSGHTSASFSIAAIIALNMPKLSILVFPIALLIGISRIYLGVHYPTDVVAGIVLGTGSAILVHNYLMNYILSLIGFFQG
- a CDS encoding ATP-dependent helicase yields the protein MNLSKEQQQAISHVKGPALVLAVPGAGKTTVLIHRTANLILNEGVSPQKILSVTFSRASAKDMKGRFNSIYGDITNIPVHFSTIHSFSYGVIREYAYKNRKQYTLIEDMNKEINKVQILRNIYLSINKEHITEEKLESIINSIGYIKNMLIGPEEYLSQFKLDISNFLEIFHTYESYKKNNHLIDFDDMLTLALKILREDKYLLEKYRKKYEYIQVDEGQDTSKVQLEIIKILAHPKNNLFIVADDDQSIYGFRGAYPKGLFEFNKIYGNGKIFFMEENYRSSKNIVSVSNKFIKKNTLRFNKNIFTKNQYFEPIKIVKVKDLEEEYRYLMEELININDYANTAILYRNNLSAIGIIECLERNSIPFYIKDINVKFFDHWLVQDIVDFFQLANDSSNIAIFEKIYYKMNGFISKKQINYIKTLYIKESVFDSLLSIPGLNEFYRKNVLELKLNFKKLSMMNPYEGISFIEKSLGYGDYLKESHMRFGYTMDSLKTILNYLRMIASNTEGLKKFFTRLKYLEYLCNQSKNTKEGITLSTIHSAKGLEFNRVYIIDLIDGDFPTSSSIDAFKKGNIGAMEEERRLFYVGMTRAKKYLTLITYLNKDSKKTNPSRFLLDLEAICN